The Pirellulales bacterium genome includes a region encoding these proteins:
- a CDS encoding undecaprenyl-diphosphate phosphatase: MSIVHLLQILVLALIQGAAEMLPISSTAHVTVAARLMNFDHGTDSQWAFLLIMLHTGTMLAVLVYFRARWKLLWKQVPALAVATLATLAVGYVLKELIKHFFLRGAAGKQPQEIEHLFLQLPLIAAALAAAGIVILVAGLKDRKSPGRRSDIGLWPATVVGIVQGLALPFRGFSRSGSTISTGMFFGIDRIRAEEFSFALAVLLTPVVIVYEARQIVGHAAAVSDPQHGLVPLVLASLAGMVFSFLAGLLALRWLSRWLERGRWQWFGGYCLVAAVAVLAIHFAMP, translated from the coding sequence ATGTCCATCGTGCACCTGCTGCAGATTCTCGTGCTGGCTCTTATTCAAGGGGCGGCGGAAATGCTGCCGATCTCGAGCACGGCTCACGTCACCGTCGCCGCTCGGCTGATGAATTTCGACCACGGAACCGACAGCCAATGGGCCTTCTTGCTGATCATGCTGCACACCGGCACGATGCTGGCCGTGCTGGTGTATTTCCGCGCGCGTTGGAAATTGCTTTGGAAGCAAGTCCCGGCATTAGCGGTGGCGACCTTGGCCACGTTGGCGGTGGGCTACGTCCTCAAGGAATTGATCAAACATTTTTTCCTCCGCGGTGCGGCGGGAAAGCAGCCGCAAGAGATCGAGCACCTGTTCCTCCAGCTACCCTTGATTGCGGCGGCCCTTGCGGCGGCGGGAATCGTGATCCTCGTTGCCGGCCTCAAGGACCGCAAATCACCCGGTCGCCGTAGCGATATTGGGCTATGGCCGGCAACCGTCGTCGGCATCGTGCAAGGATTGGCGTTGCCGTTTCGCGGCTTCTCGCGCTCCGGGTCGACGATCTCGACCGGAATGTTTTTCGGCATCGATCGCATTCGTGCCGAGGAATTCAGCTTCGCGCTGGCGGTGCTGCTCACTCCGGTGGTGATCGTCTATGAAGCGCGGCAGATTGTGGGCCATGCCGCCGCGGTGTCCGATCCACAGCACGGCCTCGTGCCGCTCGTGCTGGCGAGTCTGGCCGGCATGGTGTTCAGCTTCTTGGCCGGCCTGTTGGCTCTGCGCTGGCTATCGCGCTGGCTGGAGCGGGGCCGTTGGCAATGGTTCGGCGGCTATTGCCTGGTGGCGGCAGTAGCCGTGCTGGCGATTCATTTCGCAATGCCGTAA
- a CDS encoding sugar phosphate isomerase/epimerase family protein yields the protein MFKNLSTESLGVSGRDSELIELALSFGFKGIDLNLTDFQEQVRVHGLPRARRLLDSAKLKIGTFRLPLVWDDTDEAYQEGLKSLGEQLKLAAEIGATRAVTTLAPANDARPYHENFEFHRRRLTEVGEFLAPHGIRLGIDLNTLAAARKDRAYQFIYSLDALAMLARMIRPANVGIVLDPWQIRAGGGSIDDAQKIGGARIVAVYLSDAPVDMAPVDLTEEQRLLPGETGTIDSAALLARLAEWGFDGPVTPRAHRSRMAGMRRDQVVKLAGQRLDEAWKAAGLTPAGKLLNAKP from the coding sequence ATGTTCAAGAATCTCAGCACCGAATCGCTCGGCGTGTCGGGGCGCGACAGCGAACTCATTGAATTGGCGCTGTCGTTCGGATTCAAAGGCATCGATCTCAATCTGACTGATTTCCAGGAGCAGGTTCGTGTTCACGGGTTGCCGCGGGCTCGCCGTTTGCTCGATAGCGCGAAATTGAAAATCGGGACCTTTCGCTTGCCGCTGGTGTGGGACGACACCGACGAAGCGTATCAGGAAGGGCTGAAGTCGCTCGGCGAGCAATTGAAGTTGGCGGCTGAAATCGGCGCCACACGAGCCGTGACCACGCTGGCGCCGGCGAACGACGCCCGGCCATACCACGAGAACTTCGAATTCCACCGTCGCCGGCTGACCGAGGTCGGCGAGTTTCTGGCCCCTCACGGAATCCGCTTGGGCATCGACCTGAATACCTTGGCCGCAGCGCGGAAGGATCGTGCCTATCAGTTCATCTACTCGCTCGATGCGTTGGCGATGTTGGCAAGGATGATTCGGCCGGCGAATGTCGGCATCGTTCTTGATCCTTGGCAAATCCGTGCCGGCGGCGGCTCGATCGACGATGCTCAAAAAATCGGCGGGGCTCGGATCGTCGCCGTTTATTTGTCCGACGCTCCGGTCGATATGGCGCCGGTCGATCTAACCGAAGAGCAACGCCTCCTGCCCGGCGAAACCGGCACAATCGATTCCGCTGCGCTCCTCGCGCGGCTGGCCGAATGGGGCTTTGATGGTCCGGTGACGCCACGAGCCCATCGCAGTCGCATGGCCGGAATGCGCCGAGATCAGGTCGTAAAGCTGGCAGGCCAGCGTCTCGACGAAGCCTGGAAGGCGGCCGGGCTAACGCCAGCGGGAAAATTGCTCAACGCCAAGCCGTAG
- a CDS encoding polysaccharide biosynthesis/export family protein, with translation MRRCAGILIAFSTAAIFAIAPLQNPPQKSGHFALSQNQPASVSQAVLRLHDSGPAHGRMLDGAVRLCQAECACSACSPWQPGGPGEYVDHARTAHVPVYRIRVDDMLRCVYRITRNESPRPYRLNVGDEVLVESFSDANLNRSLIIQPDGTITLRLLGQVPAAHLTVPQLRDKLETAYQKLYKAPAITVTPVRVNTKLEDLRATVDARAGTGGQGLEVRVTPDGSISLPAVGPVPLQGLTLEEAERELNLRYALVVDGIEITPILETRAPRYVYVLGEVKLPGRYVLEGPTTVMQAISMGGSWNVGANLKQIVVFRRGDSWQLMATMLDLQAALSGKCKCPAGEIWLGDGDVVLVPKSAILRADDFINLVFTRGAYGVMPFTTSYEFGLAATVLK, from the coding sequence ATGCGTCGCTGTGCCGGCATTTTGATCGCCTTCTCGACCGCAGCGATATTCGCAATCGCGCCGTTGCAAAACCCGCCGCAAAAAAGCGGGCATTTCGCGTTGTCGCAAAATCAGCCTGCCTCCGTTTCGCAAGCCGTTTTGCGACTCCACGATTCGGGCCCAGCCCACGGCCGAATGCTCGACGGGGCGGTGCGGCTATGCCAGGCCGAATGCGCTTGTTCGGCCTGTTCTCCATGGCAACCCGGCGGCCCTGGCGAGTACGTCGATCACGCGCGGACCGCGCATGTGCCCGTGTATCGGATTCGCGTCGACGACATGCTGCGGTGCGTCTATCGGATCACGCGCAACGAATCGCCTCGTCCGTACCGCCTCAATGTCGGCGATGAAGTGCTTGTCGAATCGTTTTCCGACGCGAATCTCAATCGCAGCCTGATCATTCAGCCCGACGGCACCATCACGCTCCGCTTGTTGGGCCAGGTGCCCGCCGCGCATCTCACGGTGCCGCAACTTCGCGATAAGTTGGAAACAGCCTATCAAAAGCTTTATAAGGCGCCGGCAATCACGGTAACGCCGGTGCGCGTAAATACGAAGCTCGAAGATCTGCGGGCAACGGTTGATGCCCGGGCCGGCACCGGCGGCCAAGGCTTGGAAGTGCGCGTCACTCCCGACGGCTCGATCAGTCTGCCGGCCGTTGGCCCGGTGCCGCTTCAGGGGCTGACGCTCGAGGAAGCCGAACGCGAGCTAAACCTTCGCTACGCGCTCGTGGTCGATGGGATCGAAATCACGCCAATTCTGGAAACGCGGGCTCCGCGATATGTGTATGTGCTCGGCGAAGTAAAACTTCCGGGCCGTTATGTGCTCGAAGGGCCGACGACCGTGATGCAAGCCATCTCGATGGGCGGAAGCTGGAATGTCGGTGCAAACTTGAAACAAATCGTCGTGTTCCGCCGCGGCGACAGTTGGCAACTGATGGCCACGATGCTCGATTTGCAAGCGGCGCTTTCCGGCAAATGCAAATGCCCGGCCGGCGAAATCTGGCTCGGCGACGGCGACGTCGTGCTGGTGCCAAAATCGGCGATCCTCCGGGCCGACGATTTCATCAATCTCGTCTTTACCCGCGGCGCCTACGGTGTCATGCCGTTTACGACCTCATATGAATTCGGCCTGGCGGCGACCGTGCTTAAATAG
- a CDS encoding thioredoxin-disulfide reductase: MENLVIIGSGPSGWTAAIYAARAELKPLLFEGAMTEENRLSGTLPLGQLALTTEVENYPGFPVGNLNAYLDNSLSEERREYMHPHHGKGVSGPELMELMRQQAINFGARVVTDDIESVDFSRRPFRLKSLSGETTEARALIVATGARANYLGLDSEHAYKNRGVSACAVCDGALPRFRNKPLVVVGGGDSAVEEATFLSKFASRVYLVHRRDELRASKIMAERALKNPKIEMVWNHGVDEVLGSPKEGVTAVRLRSTKDEQTHDRPTSGLFLAIGHTPNTSFLGGQLELTPKQYIKWPVANRTNTSVEGVFAAGDVADDFYRQAVTAAGTGCMAAIDAERWLAHGHH; the protein is encoded by the coding sequence ATGGAAAATCTCGTCATCATCGGCAGCGGGCCTTCCGGCTGGACCGCCGCCATCTACGCCGCCCGCGCCGAGCTCAAGCCGCTGCTCTTCGAAGGGGCCATGACGGAAGAGAACCGCCTCTCGGGCACGTTGCCGCTCGGGCAGTTGGCGCTCACCACCGAAGTGGAAAATTACCCCGGCTTTCCCGTTGGCAATTTGAATGCCTATCTCGACAACAGCCTAAGCGAGGAGCGGCGCGAGTACATGCACCCCCACCACGGCAAAGGCGTGTCCGGACCGGAATTGATGGAACTGATGCGGCAGCAAGCCATCAATTTCGGCGCCCGCGTCGTGACCGACGATATCGAGTCGGTCGATTTCAGCCGCCGCCCGTTTCGCCTCAAGTCGCTGAGCGGCGAGACCACCGAGGCGCGGGCCCTGATCGTCGCCACCGGCGCGCGGGCCAATTATCTAGGGCTCGATTCCGAGCACGCCTATAAGAATCGCGGCGTCAGCGCATGTGCGGTTTGCGATGGCGCATTGCCGCGATTCCGCAACAAGCCGCTCGTGGTCGTGGGGGGCGGCGATTCGGCCGTCGAAGAGGCGACGTTTCTCTCGAAATTCGCCAGCCGCGTTTATCTGGTCCATCGCCGCGACGAATTGCGGGCCTCGAAAATCATGGCCGAGCGGGCCCTCAAAAACCCGAAAATCGAGATGGTTTGGAACCACGGCGTGGATGAGGTGCTCGGTTCGCCGAAAGAAGGCGTCACCGCTGTTCGCCTGCGAAGCACCAAGGACGAACAAACGCACGACCGGCCGACTTCAGGTCTGTTTCTCGCCATCGGCCACACCCCGAACACGTCATTTCTAGGCGGCCAACTCGAATTGACGCCGAAGCAATACATCAAATGGCCGGTGGCGAATCGCACGAACACCAGCGTCGAAGGCGTTTTCGCCGCCGGCGATGTGGCCGACGATTTCTACCGCCAAGCCGTCACCGCCGCCGGCACCGGCTGCATGGCCGCCATCGACGCCGAACGCTGGCTCGCCCACGGGCACCATTGA
- a CDS encoding DNA polymerase ligase N-terminal domain-containing protein: MNAEEAQQHPRFVLLRHEGSPGYKPGEHWDLMFEVGRSLRTWALAEIPAANRAIEAEQLPDHRLAYLEFEGPISGKRGRVTRVESGLYELKSHSGVEWTVELRGERLRGRLTLRRTSPDADPWFCTFRPASATGRGAT; this comes from the coding sequence ATGAACGCGGAAGAAGCCCAGCAGCATCCGCGTTTTGTGCTATTGCGGCATGAGGGCTCACCCGGCTACAAGCCGGGCGAACACTGGGACCTGATGTTCGAGGTCGGCCGCTCGTTGCGAACCTGGGCACTTGCCGAAATACCGGCGGCAAATCGAGCGATCGAGGCGGAACAACTGCCCGATCATCGCCTGGCATACTTGGAATTCGAAGGCCCAATCTCGGGCAAGCGGGGTAGGGTGACGCGCGTTGAATCCGGGCTATATGAACTCAAATCTCACTCCGGCGTCGAATGGACGGTGGAACTACGCGGCGAACGTCTTCGCGGCCGGTTGACGCTGCGCCGCACATCGCCCGACGCGGATCCCTGGTTCTGCACGTTCCGGCCGGCATCCGCCACGGGCCGGGGCGCTACCTAG
- a CDS encoding carbon starvation protein A, which translates to MHAMPIMLLVLACLAVAYRYYSAFLAARVAVLDDSRPTPAERLNDGQNYHSTPKWVLFGHHFAAISGAGPLIGPVLAMQFGYLPGLIWIVVGVCLAGAVQDMLVLAASVRRGGRSLAEIARAEIGPLAGGLASITILFVVVIALAGLGMVVVKALGGEEVTLAAGTVLNMPQKPRVSSGGGDGRQRIAVPPGSRLTYPDGGSVVRGEAFTLIHAGKPIAGLAASGATAAFSTGAPSPKTVDDRPTTITLPPGVRQEVRGSSWGTFTIALTVPIALFVGFYMYRLRKGRVVEASLIGAAATLAVTALGAWIPGSAIESYFQLSRGGTIWAICVYGFIASVLPVWLLLCPRDYLSSFLKIGTIGLLIGAVIVANPKLEAPPINHLYAGGGGPIMNGPIFPFCFICIMCGAISGFHALVASGTTPKMVSRESDVRTIGYGAMLMEGIVGIVALISAATLSQGNYYAINIDLDKVPQHAKELAQMGADTDTLARVEQQVGGESLRGRTAGAVTLAVGMSQICTQAMDRLSGGRLNLDAVIKYWYHFAIMFEALFILTTIDTGTRIARFLLQEVLGKIYKPFERTDWLPGAVLSTAAVTGAWGLLIATGSIDTIWPMFGIANQMLAVIALAVVTTVMFNAGRGRYAPLTILPMLFVIATTTTAGVRMASGSFWNGMLAGITGHNYPQAIKWGLNLAATVFMIAAVLLIVVEAITKWRSGANGRGARDREPGVAEQGAPFDEDAGRQAPIEG; encoded by the coding sequence ATGCACGCAATGCCGATCATGCTGTTGGTGCTGGCGTGTTTGGCGGTTGCCTATCGCTATTACAGTGCTTTTCTGGCGGCACGGGTGGCGGTGTTGGACGATTCGCGGCCCACGCCCGCCGAGCGGCTGAACGATGGCCAGAACTATCATTCGACGCCGAAATGGGTGTTGTTCGGGCATCATTTCGCCGCTATTTCGGGCGCGGGGCCGCTAATCGGTCCGGTGCTGGCCATGCAATTCGGCTATTTGCCCGGGCTGATTTGGATCGTGGTCGGCGTGTGTTTGGCCGGGGCGGTGCAAGACATGCTTGTGCTGGCGGCGAGCGTTCGCCGGGGCGGGCGATCGCTGGCCGAAATCGCCAGGGCTGAAATCGGGCCGCTGGCCGGCGGCCTTGCTTCGATCACGATTCTGTTCGTGGTCGTGATCGCGTTGGCTGGGCTGGGAATGGTGGTGGTCAAAGCGCTCGGTGGCGAGGAGGTGACTCTGGCGGCCGGCACCGTGCTTAACATGCCGCAGAAGCCGCGCGTCAGCAGCGGCGGCGGCGACGGCCGCCAGCGCATCGCCGTGCCACCCGGCTCTCGGCTCACCTATCCCGATGGCGGCAGCGTCGTCCGCGGCGAAGCATTTACACTGATCCACGCCGGCAAGCCGATTGCCGGGCTGGCAGCAAGCGGCGCGACGGCGGCTTTTTCGACGGGTGCCCCGAGTCCAAAAACCGTGGACGACCGACCGACGACGATCACGCTCCCGCCCGGCGTGCGGCAGGAAGTGCGCGGCAGTTCGTGGGGCACGTTCACGATCGCGCTGACCGTGCCGATCGCGCTGTTCGTCGGGTTCTATATGTATCGGCTGCGCAAAGGGCGCGTGGTGGAAGCGTCGTTGATCGGCGCGGCGGCGACGCTGGCGGTCACCGCGCTGGGAGCCTGGATTCCCGGTTCGGCGATCGAATCGTATTTCCAGCTTTCGCGCGGGGGCACGATTTGGGCCATTTGCGTGTATGGATTTATCGCGTCGGTTTTGCCGGTGTGGTTGCTGCTTTGCCCGCGGGATTATCTTTCGAGCTTTTTGAAAATTGGCACGATCGGGCTGTTGATCGGGGCCGTGATCGTCGCCAATCCGAAGCTGGAAGCGCCGCCGATCAATCATCTTTATGCGGGCGGCGGCGGACCGATCATGAACGGCCCGATTTTTCCGTTCTGCTTCATTTGCATCATGTGTGGCGCGATTTCGGGTTTCCACGCGTTGGTGGCCTCCGGCACCACGCCCAAGATGGTGTCGCGCGAAAGCGATGTGCGCACGATCGGCTACGGGGCGATGTTGATGGAAGGCATCGTCGGCATCGTGGCCCTGATTTCCGCGGCGACGCTTTCGCAAGGCAACTACTACGCCATCAACATCGATTTGGACAAGGTGCCGCAGCACGCCAAAGAACTTGCCCAGATGGGCGCCGATACCGACACACTCGCCCGGGTCGAACAGCAGGTCGGCGGCGAATCGCTTCGCGGCCGCACGGCGGGGGCGGTGACATTGGCGGTCGGCATGTCGCAGATTTGCACGCAAGCAATGGACCGTTTGTCGGGCGGCCGGCTGAACCTCGATGCGGTGATCAAGTATTGGTATCACTTTGCGATCATGTTCGAGGCCCTGTTTATTCTGACCACGATCGACACCGGCACTCGGATCGCCAGATTCTTGCTCCAAGAAGTTCTGGGGAAAATCTACAAGCCGTTCGAGCGAACCGATTGGCTTCCCGGCGCGGTGCTGTCGACGGCGGCGGTGACCGGCGCCTGGGGGCTGCTGATCGCGACGGGTTCGATCGACACGATTTGGCCAATGTTTGGCATCGCCAACCAGATGCTGGCCGTGATCGCGCTGGCGGTGGTGACGACCGTGATGTTCAACGCCGGCCGTGGCCGCTATGCGCCACTGACGATTTTGCCGATGTTGTTCGTGATTGCCACGACGACGACCGCTGGAGTGCGCATGGCCAGCGGCTCGTTTTGGAACGGCATGCTCGCCGGCATCACGGGCCACAACTACCCGCAGGCGATCAAATGGGGCCTGAATCTCGCGGCCACCGTGTTCATGATCGCGGCCGTACTGCTGATCGTCGTCGAGGCAATAACCAAGTGGCGGAGCGGGGCAAATGGGAGAGGGGCCAGAGACCGGGAGCCAGGGGTCGCAGAGCAGGGAGCACCCTTTGACGAGGATGCCGGCAGACAGGCGCCGATCGAGGGATAA